A single Rubrivivax gelatinosus IL144 DNA region contains:
- the urtE gene encoding urea ABC transporter ATP-binding subunit UrtE gives MLKVEGLNQYYGGSHILRNVGFEAKVGEVTVVLGRNGVGKTTLLKSLMGVVPVKTGTVALDGADLTKATSYERVRRGVGYVPQGREIFGRLTVEENLRMGLATKPAGTAIPAELFELFPVLKQMLARRGGDLSGGQQQQLAIARALAAGPKLLMLDEPTEGIQPSIIKDIGRVIRMLADRKTMAIVLVEQYYDFAEELADQYLVMERGEIVARGRGADMQADGVRQRVSI, from the coding sequence ATGCTGAAGGTCGAGGGACTGAACCAGTACTACGGCGGCAGCCACATCCTGCGCAACGTCGGCTTCGAGGCCAAGGTCGGCGAGGTGACCGTCGTGCTGGGCCGCAACGGCGTCGGCAAGACGACGCTGCTCAAGAGCCTGATGGGCGTGGTGCCGGTGAAGACCGGCACGGTGGCGCTGGACGGCGCCGACCTGACGAAGGCGACGAGCTACGAGCGTGTGCGCCGCGGCGTCGGCTACGTGCCGCAGGGCCGCGAGATCTTCGGCCGCCTGACGGTCGAGGAGAACCTGCGCATGGGCCTGGCGACGAAGCCCGCCGGCACCGCGATCCCGGCCGAGCTCTTCGAGCTGTTCCCGGTGCTGAAGCAGATGCTGGCGCGCCGCGGCGGCGACCTCTCGGGCGGGCAGCAGCAGCAGCTGGCCATCGCGCGCGCGCTGGCCGCCGGCCCCAAGCTGCTGATGCTCGACGAGCCCACCGAAGGCATCCAGCCCAGCATCATCAAGGACATCGGCCGCGTCATCCGCATGCTGGCCGACCGCAAGACGATGGCCATCGTGCTCGTCGAGCAGTACTACGACTTCGCCGAGGAACTGGCCGACCAGTACCTGGTGATGGAACGCGGCGAGATCGTCGCCCGCGGCCGCGGCGCCGACATGCAGGCCGACGGGGTGAGGCAGCGGGTGTCGATCTGA
- a CDS encoding ribbon-helix-helix domain-containing protein, which produces MRSTQQFSITLPHEMADAVRAKVASGQYATESEVIRDGLRVLLARDSAVEKWLREDVAAAYDALEADPTRTVSVDEIRAHLAALHASSNEP; this is translated from the coding sequence ATGCGTTCGACCCAGCAGTTCAGCATCACGCTGCCGCACGAGATGGCGGATGCCGTGCGCGCCAAGGTCGCCTCGGGCCAGTACGCCACCGAGAGCGAAGTCATCCGCGACGGCCTGCGCGTACTGCTGGCGCGCGACTCGGCGGTGGAGAAGTGGCTGCGCGAGGACGTGGCCGCGGCCTACGACGCGCTCGAGGCAGATCCGACGCGTACGGTCAGCGTCGATGAAATCAGGGCCCATCTGGCCGCGCTGCACGCCTCGTCGAACGAACCATGA
- a CDS encoding type II toxin-antitoxin system RelE/ParE family toxin produces the protein MIRYTVVFSHEARRQLGDLQRYLSREASPAVAKRYTDALVDTCTELAMFPHRGTPRPEIRPELRTTHHRGRTTIAYRIVESRKEVVVLGIFHGGQDYPSALAADPGEG, from the coding sequence ATGATCCGCTACACCGTCGTCTTCTCGCACGAAGCGCGACGGCAGTTGGGTGACCTCCAGCGTTACCTCAGCCGAGAGGCATCTCCAGCGGTTGCCAAGCGATACACCGACGCGCTCGTCGACACCTGTACCGAGCTCGCGATGTTTCCGCACCGTGGTACGCCCCGGCCCGAGATCCGGCCAGAACTGCGGACGACGCATCACCGAGGACGCACCACGATCGCCTATCGGATCGTCGAGAGCCGAAAGGAAGTCGTCGTGCTCGGCATCTTCCACGGTGGGCAGGACTACCCGAGCGCTTTGGCGGCAGACCCCGGCGAAGGCTGA
- a CDS encoding MarR family transcriptional regulator → MNARTDAVARLEPELASLVRRLEMTYRRRGYPMERAHYLLLSLLLDGEKSSAELAEALGLDHSTVVRQVAAVEERGYATRVPHPRDGRSMLLRATPEAAAAVAAMRRTRCERLDRLLADWPEAEREQFGALLARFNAALVRAEREEAGR, encoded by the coding sequence ATGAATGCACGGACCGATGCGGTCGCCCGCCTGGAGCCCGAACTGGCCTCGCTGGTGCGGCGGCTGGAGATGACCTACCGCCGCCGCGGCTACCCGATGGAGCGCGCGCACTACCTGCTGCTGTCGCTGCTGCTCGACGGCGAGAAGAGCAGCGCCGAGCTGGCCGAGGCGCTGGGCCTGGACCATTCGACCGTCGTGCGCCAGGTGGCGGCGGTGGAGGAGCGCGGCTACGCGACGCGTGTGCCGCACCCGCGCGACGGCCGCAGCATGCTGCTGCGCGCCACGCCCGAAGCCGCCGCCGCGGTGGCCGCGATGCGCCGCACACGCTGCGAGCGCCTGGACCGTTTGCTCGCCGACTGGCCCGAAGCCGAACGCGAGCAGTTCGGCGCGCTGCTGGCGCGTTTCAACGCGGCGCTGGTGAGGGCGGAGAGGGAGGAGGCGGGGAGGTAA
- a CDS encoding MFS transporter produces the protein MSHTAPAAPGFFDQPRAVWATAFACMVGFMSIGLVDPILTSIAAGLHASPAQVSLLFTSYFFVTSVMMLVTGFVSSRLGARPTLLLGAALIVVFAALSGLSDSVTELVLFRGGWGLGNAFFVVSALSVLVAVAKGGTSRAVLLYEAAMGIGLSGGPLLGAALGHHSWRWPFFGTATLMAVGFVSIALFLPKLPRPAKKVSLTAPLKALKHPGLLTVAVGAFFYYFAFFTVLAFAPFVLDMAPTATGAIFFGWGVLLALFSVFVAPRAEARFGLIPVVTVCLAFMAVLLVVMGVAPREVVAGCIVLSGAVMGVCNTLFTELALEVSDVPRPVASAGYNFLRWFAGVIAPFAVPKIAEAAGVPMAFGVAAVAALLAPAVFALRRRHIERPHAAAPAAGPAPVLAAVDGSALDAAVLDRAAALARAAGRPVLALHLRLDEVAGDERVTLEDAATAERIVGAALQRLQAAGVDAQARVLTAAAGAAAREAAALADALKAPQLVVGARHRHDPDDARHGSFSAALAALGQPPGRLVVVGGEAAPTPLRPRTA, from the coding sequence ATGTCGCACACCGCGCCCGCCGCCCCGGGCTTCTTCGACCAGCCGCGTGCCGTCTGGGCCACGGCTTTCGCCTGCATGGTCGGCTTCATGTCGATCGGCCTCGTCGACCCGATCCTGACCTCGATCGCCGCCGGCCTGCACGCCAGCCCGGCGCAGGTGTCGCTGCTGTTCACGAGCTACTTCTTCGTCACCTCGGTGATGATGCTGGTCACCGGCTTCGTCTCCAGCCGGCTCGGCGCGCGGCCGACGCTGCTGCTGGGCGCGGCGCTGATCGTCGTCTTCGCGGCGTTGTCGGGGCTGTCGGACTCGGTCACCGAACTCGTGCTGTTCCGCGGCGGCTGGGGCCTGGGCAACGCCTTCTTCGTCGTCTCCGCGCTGTCGGTGCTGGTGGCCGTCGCCAAGGGCGGCACCTCGCGCGCGGTGCTGCTGTACGAGGCGGCGATGGGCATCGGCCTGTCCGGCGGCCCGCTGCTGGGCGCGGCGCTGGGCCACCACTCCTGGCGCTGGCCGTTCTTCGGCACGGCGACGCTGATGGCGGTGGGCTTCGTCTCGATCGCGCTCTTCCTGCCGAAGCTGCCGCGGCCGGCGAAGAAGGTGTCGCTGACGGCGCCCCTGAAGGCGCTGAAGCACCCCGGGCTGCTGACGGTGGCCGTCGGCGCCTTCTTCTACTACTTCGCATTCTTCACGGTGCTGGCCTTCGCGCCCTTCGTGCTGGACATGGCGCCCACCGCCACCGGCGCGATCTTCTTCGGCTGGGGCGTGCTGCTGGCGCTGTTCTCGGTGTTCGTCGCGCCGCGTGCCGAAGCGCGTTTCGGCCTGATCCCGGTGGTCACCGTCTGCCTGGCCTTCATGGCCGTGCTGCTGGTCGTGATGGGCGTCGCGCCGCGCGAGGTGGTGGCCGGCTGCATCGTGCTGTCGGGCGCGGTGATGGGCGTGTGCAACACGCTGTTCACCGAGCTGGCGCTGGAGGTCTCGGACGTGCCGCGGCCGGTGGCCTCGGCGGGCTACAACTTCCTGCGCTGGTTCGCCGGCGTCATTGCGCCGTTCGCGGTGCCGAAGATCGCCGAAGCCGCCGGCGTACCGATGGCCTTCGGCGTCGCCGCCGTCGCGGCGCTGCTGGCGCCGGCGGTGTTCGCGCTGCGCCGCCGCCACATCGAGCGCCCGCACGCCGCCGCGCCGGCGGCCGGCCCGGCGCCGGTGCTGGCCGCGGTCGACGGCAGCGCGCTCGACGCCGCGGTGCTGGACCGCGCCGCCGCGCTGGCGCGTGCCGCCGGCCGCCCGGTGCTGGCGCTGCACCTGCGGCTGGACGAAGTGGCCGGCGACGAGCGCGTGACGCTGGAAGACGCCGCCACCGCCGAACGCATCGTCGGCGCCGCGCTGCAGCGGCTGCAGGCCGCCGGCGTCGACGCGCAGGCGCGCGTACTGACGGCCGCCGCCGGCGCCGCGGCACGCGAAGCGGCGGCGCTGGCCGACGCGCTGAAGGCGCCGCAGCTGGTGGTCGGCGCGCGTCACCGCCACGACCCCGACGACGCGCGCCACGGCAGCTTCAGCGCCGCGCTGGCGGCGCTGGGCCAGCCGCCGGGCCGGCTGGTCGTCGTCGGCGGCGAGGCCGCGCCGACGCCGTTGCGACCGCGCACCGCCTGA
- a CDS encoding alkaline phosphatase, protein MRHTPFHLAAGVAAALLACAAQAQSIYPLNRADILAGSRFDFKVEFDGVVPRDQMKVSINGQDYAQVFGQNAEYIEREDGKPASSLLLRGVSLPTAGHYVVKASDGTHEKSVNWTVYGTPAKRAAKNVILFIGDGFSIAHRTAARILSKGYDEGGKLKGKLAMDDMPYMALLSTQGTDSIVTDSANSASAYTTGHKSCVNALGVYCSRAADTLAHPAVETITSLAKRRGMAVGAVTNSEVEDATPAAMAAHTRRRSDFDDIVRMFLDSRIDVLMGGGSPHFLPKSTPGSKRKDDTDFIAAYRQAGYQLATTKTEMTALAADKSTTKLLGLYNTGNVDGALDLKFLKKGSVAKFPDQPDVVEEMRAAIEVLSRNPNGFVLMVESARIDKYSHSMDAERAIYDTIMLDDAVQAAKDWSKARGNDTLILVTADHSHPVSLIGTVNDEAPGPEMRNKVGVYASAGWPNYPAPDAAGYPGTVDVSRRLRFVFGAYPDHYDTFRPYLDGENVPAVKGKDGVVVANEQYKDVPGAVLRIGNLPNTGPDAATQGIHSGDDVVLTATGPGAERVRGQMENTELFRVIAEALALAPQPAKAQPKARAKAATAQ, encoded by the coding sequence ATGCGCCACACCCCGTTCCATCTCGCAGCCGGCGTCGCCGCCGCGCTGCTGGCTTGCGCCGCCCAGGCGCAATCGATCTACCCGCTGAACCGCGCCGACATCCTGGCCGGCTCGCGTTTCGACTTCAAGGTCGAGTTCGACGGCGTCGTGCCGCGCGACCAGATGAAGGTCAGCATCAACGGCCAGGACTACGCCCAGGTCTTCGGCCAGAACGCCGAGTACATCGAGCGCGAAGACGGCAAGCCCGCGTCCAGCCTGCTGCTGCGCGGCGTGTCGCTGCCCACGGCCGGCCACTACGTCGTCAAGGCCAGCGACGGCACGCACGAGAAATCGGTGAACTGGACGGTCTACGGCACGCCGGCCAAGCGTGCGGCGAAGAACGTCATCCTGTTCATCGGCGACGGCTTCTCGATCGCCCACCGCACCGCGGCGCGCATCCTGTCCAAGGGCTACGACGAAGGCGGCAAGCTCAAGGGCAAGCTGGCGATGGACGACATGCCCTACATGGCGCTGCTGTCCACGCAGGGCACCGACTCCATCGTCACCGACTCGGCCAACTCGGCCTCGGCCTACACCACCGGCCACAAGTCCTGCGTCAACGCGCTGGGCGTCTACTGCTCGCGCGCCGCCGACACGCTGGCGCACCCGGCCGTCGAGACGATCACCAGCCTGGCCAAGCGCCGCGGCATGGCCGTCGGCGCGGTGACCAACTCCGAGGTCGAGGACGCCACGCCGGCCGCGATGGCCGCGCACACGCGCCGCCGGTCGGACTTCGACGACATCGTGCGCATGTTCCTGGACAGCCGCATCGACGTGCTGATGGGCGGCGGCTCGCCGCACTTCCTGCCCAAGTCCACGCCCGGCTCCAAGCGCAAGGACGACACCGACTTCATCGCCGCCTACCGCCAGGCCGGCTACCAGCTCGCGACGACCAAGACCGAGATGACGGCGCTGGCCGCCGACAAGAGCACGACCAAGCTGCTGGGCCTCTACAACACCGGCAACGTCGACGGCGCGCTGGACCTGAAGTTCCTGAAGAAGGGCAGCGTCGCCAAGTTCCCCGACCAGCCCGACGTCGTCGAGGAGATGCGCGCCGCCATCGAGGTGCTGTCGCGCAACCCGAACGGCTTCGTGCTGATGGTCGAGAGCGCGCGCATCGACAAGTACTCGCACTCGATGGACGCCGAGCGTGCGATCTACGACACCATCATGCTCGACGACGCCGTGCAGGCCGCCAAGGACTGGTCCAAGGCGCGTGGCAACGACACGCTGATCCTCGTCACGGCCGACCACTCGCACCCGGTCAGCCTGATCGGCACCGTCAACGACGAAGCCCCGGGCCCCGAGATGCGCAACAAGGTCGGCGTCTACGCCAGCGCCGGCTGGCCCAACTACCCGGCGCCCGACGCCGCGGGCTACCCGGGCACGGTGGACGTCTCGCGCCGCCTGCGCTTCGTCTTCGGCGCCTACCCCGACCACTACGACACCTTCCGCCCCTACCTGGACGGCGAGAACGTGCCGGCGGTGAAGGGCAAGGACGGCGTCGTCGTCGCCAACGAGCAGTACAAGGACGTGCCCGGCGCCGTGCTGCGCATCGGCAACCTGCCCAACACCGGCCCCGACGCCGCGACGCAAGGCATCCACTCCGGCGACGACGTCGTGCTGACGGCCACCGGCCCCGGCGCCGAACGTGTGCGCGGCCAGATGGAGAACACCGAGCTGTTCCGCGTCATCGCCGAGGCGCTGGCGCTGGCGCCGCAGCCGGCCAAGGCCCAGCCCAAGGCCAGAGCGAAAGCCGCCACCGCCCAGTGA
- a CDS encoding ABC transporter ATP-binding protein, whose translation MSAGLSVDGLRVRFRGEAADLFTIDTLTLAPGASLGIRGPSGAGKTTLFNCLAGIETPQAGRVAWQGEDIAALPEGARDRWRRRAVGLVFQDFHLVDGLDALANVLLPAHFGRWRPAADERERAATLLRRVGITSPRREVALMSRGERQRVAIARALLHRPPALLADEPTASLDPEHRAEVATLLTEAARETGASLVVFSHDLELLARLDRGAELRDGRLTEA comes from the coding sequence GTGAGCGCGGGGCTGAGCGTCGACGGCCTGCGCGTGCGCTTTCGCGGCGAAGCCGCCGACCTGTTCACCATCGACACGCTGACGCTGGCGCCCGGCGCCAGCCTGGGCATCCGCGGGCCTTCGGGCGCCGGCAAGACGACGCTGTTCAACTGCCTGGCCGGCATCGAGACGCCGCAGGCCGGCCGCGTGGCCTGGCAGGGCGAGGACATCGCCGCGCTGCCCGAAGGCGCACGCGACCGCTGGCGGCGGCGCGCCGTCGGCCTGGTGTTCCAGGACTTCCACCTCGTCGACGGCCTGGACGCGCTGGCCAACGTGCTGCTGCCGGCGCACTTCGGCCGCTGGCGCCCGGCGGCCGACGAACGCGAGCGCGCCGCCACGCTGCTGCGCCGCGTCGGCATCACCTCGCCGCGGCGCGAGGTGGCGCTGATGTCGCGCGGCGAACGCCAGCGCGTGGCCATCGCCCGCGCGCTGCTGCACCGCCCGCCGGCGCTGCTGGCCGACGAACCGACCGCCAGCCTGGACCCCGAGCACCGCGCCGAGGTCGCCACGCTGCTGACCGAAGCCGCACGCGAAACCGGCGCCAGCCTCGTCGTCTTCTCGCACGACCTGGAGCTGCTGGCGCGCCTGGACCGCGGCGCCGAGCTGCGCGACGGCCGGCTGACGGAGGCCTGA
- a CDS encoding FtsX-like permease family protein: MPLPNPLPVVWADLRRNRLLGAVTVLLVALAVAVGVAVISQERALRQGSARAADDFDLIVGAPGSPTQLVLSTVYLQLQALPLLDGAVLARAASAPGVAYAAPIAFGDHWQGHPVIGTVAAFASRGGTLAPAEGRLFQRRGEAVVGAAVPAALGAALRPAHGLHDEDGDEDEHAGHDPHHAHDLSYTVVGRLPPRHNAWDRAILVPVEDVWALHGLPGGHADGDDHLGPPWAAERLPGVPALAIKPASVAAAYTLRGQFRTPQSVALFPAEVLNELYVLLGNVRDLMALLALATQVLVVAAVLVVLLVGFLARQRQFAVLRAIGAGRGYVFAVVWIEVAALILAGALAGAALGYAGSLGLSAWLAQRTGFALPATLGAAELRLVAGLVVAGLLIALLPAAQAFRRPIAAGLRG; this comes from the coding sequence ATGCCGCTGCCCAACCCCTTGCCCGTCGTCTGGGCCGACCTGCGCCGCAACCGCCTGCTGGGCGCGGTGACGGTGCTGCTGGTGGCGCTGGCGGTGGCCGTCGGCGTCGCCGTGATCTCGCAGGAACGCGCGCTGCGCCAGGGCAGCGCACGCGCCGCCGACGACTTCGACCTCATCGTCGGCGCGCCCGGCAGCCCGACGCAGCTGGTGCTGAGCACCGTCTACCTGCAGCTGCAGGCGCTGCCGCTCTTGGACGGCGCGGTGCTGGCGCGTGCCGCCAGCGCGCCGGGCGTGGCCTACGCCGCGCCGATCGCCTTCGGCGACCACTGGCAGGGCCACCCGGTGATCGGTACCGTCGCCGCCTTCGCCAGCCGCGGCGGCACGCTGGCGCCGGCCGAGGGCCGGCTGTTCCAGCGCCGCGGCGAGGCCGTCGTCGGCGCCGCGGTGCCGGCCGCGCTGGGCGCTGCGCTGCGGCCGGCGCACGGGCTGCACGACGAGGACGGCGACGAGGACGAGCACGCCGGCCACGACCCGCACCACGCCCACGACCTGAGCTACACCGTCGTCGGCCGCCTGCCGCCGCGCCACAACGCCTGGGACCGCGCGATCCTGGTGCCGGTGGAAGACGTCTGGGCGCTGCACGGCCTGCCCGGCGGCCATGCCGACGGTGACGATCACCTGGGCCCGCCCTGGGCCGCCGAGCGCCTGCCCGGCGTGCCGGCGCTGGCGATCAAACCGGCCAGCGTGGCCGCCGCCTACACGCTGCGCGGCCAGTTCCGCACGCCGCAGAGCGTGGCGCTGTTCCCGGCCGAGGTGCTCAACGAGCTCTACGTGCTGCTGGGCAACGTGCGCGACCTGATGGCGCTGCTGGCGCTGGCGACGCAGGTGCTGGTCGTGGCCGCGGTGCTGGTGGTGCTGCTGGTCGGCTTCCTGGCGCGCCAGCGCCAGTTCGCGGTGTTGCGCGCCATCGGCGCCGGCCGCGGCTACGTCTTCGCGGTCGTCTGGATCGAGGTGGCGGCGCTGATCCTGGCCGGCGCGCTGGCCGGCGCGGCGCTGGGGTATGCCGGCTCGCTGGGCCTGTCGGCCTGGCTGGCGCAGCGCACCGGTTTTGCGCTGCCGGCAACGCTGGGCGCGGCCGAGCTGCGGCTGGTGGCCGGGCTCGTCGTCGCCGGGCTGCTGATCGCGCTGCTGCCAGCGGCACAGGCTTTCCGCCGGCCGATCGCCGCCGGGCTGCGCGGCTGA
- a CDS encoding NAD(P)-dependent alcohol dehydrogenase — MARTMKAAVFVEKGRIELREKPIPEVGPNDALLRITTTTICGTDVHILKGEYPVAPGLTVGHEPVGVIEKLGSAVVGYQEGQRVIAGAICPNFNSYAAMDGKPSQDGSYLIPSGRCGCHGYKATAGWRFGNLIDGTQAEYVLVPDAQANLAPVPDGLTDEQVLMCPDIMSTGFAGAENAGIRLGDTVVVFAQGPIGLCAAAGARLMGATTVIGVDGNDHRLEVAKQMGADLTLNFKRCDVVAEVMKLTGGRGADAAIEALGTQQTFEGALRVLKPGGTLSSLGVYSEDLRIPMAAFAAGLGDHTIKTALCPGGKERMRRLMNVIEAGRLDLSPMVTHHYRLDDIVAAYELFANQRDGVLKVALKP, encoded by the coding sequence ATGGCACGCACGATGAAAGCCGCCGTCTTCGTCGAGAAGGGCCGCATCGAACTGCGCGAGAAGCCCATCCCCGAGGTCGGCCCCAACGACGCGCTGCTGCGCATCACGACGACGACGATCTGCGGCACCGACGTCCACATCCTGAAGGGCGAATATCCGGTGGCGCCGGGCCTGACGGTGGGCCACGAGCCGGTGGGCGTGATCGAGAAGCTGGGCTCGGCGGTCGTCGGCTACCAGGAGGGCCAGCGTGTGATCGCCGGCGCGATCTGCCCCAACTTCAACAGCTATGCCGCGATGGACGGCAAGCCCAGCCAGGACGGCAGCTACCTGATCCCGTCGGGCCGCTGCGGCTGCCACGGCTACAAGGCGACGGCCGGCTGGCGCTTCGGCAACCTGATCGACGGCACCCAGGCCGAGTACGTGCTGGTGCCCGACGCCCAGGCCAACCTGGCGCCGGTGCCCGACGGCTTGACGGACGAGCAGGTGCTGATGTGCCCGGACATCATGTCCACCGGCTTTGCCGGCGCCGAGAACGCCGGCATCCGCCTGGGCGACACCGTCGTCGTCTTCGCCCAGGGCCCGATCGGCCTGTGCGCCGCGGCCGGCGCGCGGCTGATGGGCGCCACGACGGTGATCGGCGTCGACGGCAACGACCACCGGCTGGAAGTGGCAAAACAGATGGGCGCCGACTTGACGCTGAACTTCAAGCGCTGCGACGTCGTGGCCGAGGTGATGAAGCTGACCGGCGGCCGCGGCGCCGACGCCGCGATCGAGGCGCTGGGCACGCAGCAGACCTTCGAGGGCGCTCTGCGCGTGCTGAAGCCGGGCGGCACGCTGTCCAGCCTGGGCGTGTACTCCGAAGACCTGCGCATCCCGATGGCGGCGTTCGCCGCCGGGCTGGGCGACCACACGATCAAGACCGCGCTGTGCCCCGGCGGCAAGGAACGCATGCGCCGGCTGATGAACGTCATCGAGGCCGGGCGGCTGGACCTGTCGCCGATGGTGACGCACCACTACCGGCTCGACGACATCGTCGCCGCCTACGAGCTGTTTGCGAACCAGCGCGACGGCGTGCTGAAGGTGGCACTGAAGCCCTGA
- the kaiC gene encoding circadian clock protein KaiC has translation MPIRTLTTIRKSTTGVQGLDELTAGGLPSGRPTLVCGGAGCGKTLLGMQFLVHGATQAGEPGVFMAFEETAAELAQNVASLGFDLEDLTTRGLLAVDHVRVDRDAFQDSGEYDLEGLFIRLGHAIDRIGAKRVVLDTIETLFGGLPDPAIVRAELRRLFRWLKDRGVTTLVTGERGSDPLALTRHGLEEYVADCVIVLDHRVQGMVSSRRLRVIKYRGSRHGTNEYPFLIDETGISLLPVTALGLHHEVSDERVPSGVAGLDEMLGGAGFFHGSSVLISGTAGTGKSSLAAHITAAACERGERVLYFPFEESSSQIMRNMRSIGIDLARWVDCGLLQFHASRPTQAGLELHLSRMLAQIVAFDPQVVVVDPLNSFVTTGNADDVKLMLLRLIDTLKQRQTTAFFTSLTAGGEGLERTDTAISSLIDTWLLVRDIESGGERNRGLYILKSRGMPHSNQVREFTITHDGIALREPYNGPQGALTGSARLAQEAREQADQVLREEEVRRKQEELSRRRAAMEAQITAMREDFAALEAETQTLVVQARTREEQLLQDRRAMARSRKSEAQ, from the coding sequence GTGCCCATCAGAACCCTGACGACCATCCGCAAGTCGACCACCGGCGTCCAGGGCCTGGACGAACTCACCGCAGGCGGCCTGCCGTCTGGCCGCCCCACCCTGGTCTGCGGCGGCGCCGGCTGCGGCAAGACCTTGCTCGGCATGCAGTTCCTGGTGCACGGCGCGACGCAGGCGGGCGAACCCGGCGTCTTCATGGCCTTCGAGGAGACCGCTGCCGAGCTGGCCCAGAACGTGGCCTCGCTCGGTTTCGACCTCGAAGACCTGACGACGCGCGGCCTGCTCGCGGTGGACCACGTGCGCGTCGACCGCGACGCGTTCCAGGACAGCGGCGAGTACGACCTCGAGGGCCTGTTCATCCGGCTGGGCCACGCGATCGACCGCATCGGCGCGAAACGCGTCGTGCTCGACACCATCGAGACCCTCTTCGGCGGGCTGCCCGATCCGGCCATCGTCCGGGCCGAACTGAGGCGCCTGTTCCGGTGGCTGAAGGACCGGGGCGTGACGACGCTCGTCACCGGCGAACGCGGCAGCGACCCGCTGGCCCTGACGCGCCACGGACTCGAGGAGTACGTCGCCGACTGCGTCATCGTGCTCGACCACCGCGTGCAAGGCATGGTCTCGTCGCGACGGCTGCGCGTGATCAAGTACCGCGGCTCCAGGCACGGCACCAACGAGTACCCGTTCCTGATCGACGAAACCGGCATTTCGCTGCTCCCGGTGACGGCGCTGGGCCTGCATCACGAAGTCAGCGACGAGCGCGTGCCGTCCGGCGTGGCCGGGCTCGACGAGATGCTCGGCGGCGCCGGCTTCTTCCACGGCAGCAGCGTCCTGATCTCGGGCACCGCGGGCACCGGCAAGAGCAGCCTGGCGGCGCACATCACGGCGGCGGCGTGCGAACGCGGCGAGCGGGTGCTCTACTTTCCGTTCGAGGAGTCGTCCAGCCAGATCATGCGCAACATGCGCTCGATCGGCATCGACCTGGCGCGCTGGGTCGATTGCGGGCTGCTGCAGTTCCACGCCTCGCGCCCGACGCAGGCCGGGCTGGAGCTGCACCTGTCCAGGATGCTCGCGCAGATCGTCGCGTTCGACCCGCAGGTGGTCGTCGTGGACCCGCTCAACAGCTTCGTCACCACCGGCAACGCCGACGACGTCAAGCTGATGCTGCTGCGCCTGATCGACACCCTCAAGCAGCGCCAGACGACCGCGTTCTTCACCAGCCTGACGGCCGGTGGCGAAGGGCTGGAACGCACCGACACCGCGATCTCGTCGCTGATCGACACCTGGCTGCTGGTGCGCGACATCGAAAGCGGCGGCGAACGCAACCGCGGCCTGTACATCCTCAAGTCGCGCGGCATGCCGCACTCCAACCAGGTGCGCGAGTTCACGATCACGCACGACGGCATCGCGCTGCGCGAGCCTTACAACGGCCCGCAGGGCGCGCTGACCGGCTCGGCCCGGCTGGCACAGGAAGCGCGGGAGCAGGCCGATCAGGTGCTGCGGGAAGAAGAGGTCCGCCGCAAGCAGGAAGAGCTGTCCCGCCGCCGGGCGGCGATGGAAGCGCAGATCACCGCGATGCGCGAGGATTTCGCGGCGCTGGAAGCCGAGACCCAGACGCTCGTCGTGCAGGCCCGCACGCGCGAGGAGCAACTGCTGCAGGACCGGCGCGCGATGGCGCGCAGCCGCAAGTCGGAGGCGCAATGA
- a CDS encoding circadian clock KaiB family protein, producing MNEQAPAAPAEHEFVLRLYVAGHTPRSLRAVANMQRICLEQLHGQYQLEVIDLYQQPQLAEGEQIVAVPALIKRLPPPLRMVVGDMSDTERVLVGLDLLPRS from the coding sequence ATGAACGAACAGGCACCGGCGGCCCCCGCCGAACACGAGTTCGTCCTGCGCCTGTACGTGGCGGGCCACACGCCGCGCTCGCTGCGCGCGGTGGCCAACATGCAGCGCATCTGTCTGGAGCAGTTGCATGGCCAGTACCAGCTCGAGGTGATCGACCTGTACCAGCAGCCGCAGCTGGCCGAGGGCGAGCAGATCGTCGCGGTGCCCGCGCTGATCAAGCGCCTGCCGCCGCCGCTGCGCATGGTGGTCGGCGACATGTCGGACACCGAGCGGGTCCTGGTCGGGCTCGACCTGCTGCCACGAAGCTGA